In the genome of Streptomyces globosus, one region contains:
- a CDS encoding glutathionylspermidine synthase family protein yields MRRHTIEPRPGWQQTVEKQGLIYPLTRYPDDSLRPYWDESAYYSFSLPEVEALEGVVEELHAMCLAAAEHIVAEDRFADLGITDRRLASLIAESWRRRAEQPSLYGRFDLCYDGTGPAKMLEYNADTPTSLVEAASPQWFWMEERFPGADQWNSLHERLVDAWRRQAELLPPGPVHFAHSETDEIGEDLMTVVYLEETAQQAGLETEALAVEKIGWDSLSGRFVDQNLRFIRSCFKLYPWEWLATDAFGPHVLDTYDHGGGDGTTCWIEPLWKMLLSNKALLAVLWELFPDHPNLLPAYLDGPRELAGTTGFAAKPLLGREGAGVALHPAGPDARPFTPAEGENYVYQALSPLPDFDGNRVVLGAWVVEEEAAGLGIRESAGPVTDEYARFLPHVIL; encoded by the coding sequence TTGCGGCGCCACACCATCGAACCCCGCCCCGGCTGGCAGCAGACGGTCGAGAAGCAGGGCCTGATCTACCCGCTCACCCGCTACCCCGACGACTCCCTGCGCCCCTACTGGGACGAGAGCGCCTACTACTCCTTCTCGCTCCCCGAGGTGGAGGCGCTGGAGGGGGTCGTCGAGGAGCTGCACGCCATGTGCCTGGCCGCCGCCGAGCACATCGTCGCCGAGGACCGCTTCGCCGACCTCGGCATCACCGACCGCCGGCTGGCCTCGCTGATCGCCGAGTCCTGGCGGCGCCGCGCCGAACAGCCCTCGCTCTACGGCCGCTTCGACCTGTGCTACGACGGCACGGGCCCGGCCAAGATGCTGGAGTACAACGCCGACACCCCGACCTCCCTCGTGGAGGCGGCCAGCCCGCAGTGGTTCTGGATGGAGGAGCGCTTCCCCGGCGCCGACCAGTGGAACTCCCTGCACGAGCGGCTCGTCGACGCCTGGCGGCGGCAGGCCGAACTGCTGCCGCCCGGACCGGTGCACTTCGCGCACTCGGAGACCGACGAGATCGGCGAGGACCTGATGACGGTGGTCTACCTGGAGGAGACCGCCCAGCAGGCCGGCCTGGAGACCGAGGCGCTCGCCGTCGAGAAGATCGGCTGGGACAGCCTGTCGGGCCGCTTCGTGGACCAGAACCTGCGCTTCATCCGCAGCTGCTTCAAGCTCTACCCGTGGGAGTGGCTGGCCACCGACGCGTTCGGCCCGCACGTCCTCGACACGTACGACCACGGCGGCGGCGACGGCACCACCTGCTGGATCGAGCCGCTGTGGAAGATGCTGCTCTCCAACAAGGCGCTGCTGGCGGTCCTGTGGGAGCTCTTCCCCGACCACCCCAACCTGCTGCCCGCCTACCTCGACGGGCCGCGCGAGCTCGCCGGCACGACCGGCTTCGCCGCGAAGCCGCTGCTCGGCCGCGAGGGCGCCGGCGTGGCCCTGCACCCGGCGGGCCCCGACGCCCGGCCCTTCACCCCGGCCGAGGGCGAGAACTACGTCTACCAGGCCCTCTCCCCGCTGCCCGACTTCGACGGCAACCGCGTCGTGCTCGGCGCCTGGGTCGTCGAGGAGGAGGCGGCGGGCCTCGGCATCCGCGAGTCCGCGGGGCCGGTCACCGACGAGTACGCCCGCTTCCTGCCCCACGTCATCCTCTAG
- the rocD gene encoding ornithine--oxo-acid transaminase, protein MSTTADAIASAEAHSAHNYHPLPVVVATAEGAWMTDVEGRRYLDMLAGYSALNFGHCNPRLLAAARKQLDRVTLTSRAFHHDRFADFCTELAALCGKDMVLPMNTGAEAVETGVKTARKWGYEVKGVPDGHAKIVVAADNFHGRTTTIVSFSTDHEARDHFGPYTPGFEIVPYGDLTALAHAVTPNTVAVLLEPIQGEAGVLVPPAGYLRGVRELTRERNVLFMADEIQSGLGRTGRTFACEHEDVVPDVYLLGKALGGGVVPVSAVVADRDVLGVFKPGEHGSTFGGNPLACAVGLEVVAMLRTGEFQQRAAELGDHLHRELNLLVGGGAVTAVRGRGLWAGVDIDPAHGTGREVSQRLMERGVLVKDTHGATIRIAPPLVIGKEDLDWGLDQLRAVLAT, encoded by the coding sequence GTGTCGACCACCGCAGATGCCATCGCGTCCGCCGAGGCGCACAGCGCGCACAACTACCACCCGCTGCCCGTCGTCGTGGCGACGGCGGAGGGCGCCTGGATGACCGACGTGGAGGGCCGCCGCTACCTCGACATGCTCGCGGGCTACTCCGCGCTCAACTTCGGCCACTGCAACCCCCGCCTGCTGGCCGCGGCGCGGAAGCAGCTGGACCGCGTCACCCTCACCTCGCGGGCCTTCCACCACGACCGCTTCGCGGACTTCTGCACCGAGCTCGCCGCGCTGTGCGGCAAGGACATGGTCCTGCCGATGAACACCGGCGCGGAGGCCGTCGAGACGGGCGTGAAGACGGCCCGCAAGTGGGGCTACGAGGTCAAGGGCGTCCCGGACGGCCACGCCAAGATCGTCGTCGCCGCGGACAACTTCCACGGCCGGACCACCACGATCGTCAGCTTCTCCACCGACCACGAGGCCCGCGACCACTTCGGCCCGTACACGCCCGGCTTCGAGATCGTCCCGTACGGCGACCTGACCGCGCTGGCCCACGCGGTCACCCCGAACACGGTGGCCGTGCTGCTGGAGCCGATCCAGGGCGAGGCAGGGGTGCTGGTGCCGCCGGCCGGCTACCTCAGAGGCGTACGGGAGCTGACGCGCGAGCGGAACGTGCTGTTCATGGCGGACGAGATCCAGTCGGGCCTGGGCCGGACGGGCCGGACGTTCGCCTGCGAGCACGAGGACGTCGTCCCGGACGTGTACCTGCTCGGCAAGGCGCTCGGCGGCGGCGTCGTCCCGGTCTCGGCGGTCGTCGCCGACCGGGACGTCCTCGGGGTGTTCAAGCCGGGCGAGCACGGCTCGACCTTCGGCGGCAACCCGCTGGCCTGCGCGGTGGGCCTGGAGGTGGTGGCGATGCTGCGCACCGGCGAGTTCCAGCAGCGGGCGGCCGAACTCGGCGACCACCTGCACCGGGAGCTGAACCTGCTGGTCGGCGGCGGCGCGGTGACCGCGGTGCGCGGGCGCGGCCTGTGGGCGGGCGTCGACATCGACCCGGCGCACGGCACGGGCCGGGAGGTGTCGCAGCGGCTGATGGAGCGCGGCGTGCTCGTGAAGGACACGCACGGCGCGACGATCCGGATCGCGCCGCCGCTGGTGATCGGCAAGGAGGACCTCGACTGGGGCCTGGACCAGCTGCGCGCGGTGCTGGCGACCTGA
- the glyA gene encoding serine hydroxymethyltransferase — translation MTAPRHPALTATDPELASLVAAEEDLQARTLRLIPSENYVSAAVLEASGTVLQNKYSEGYPGRRYYEGQQNIDRVEALAVERAKGLFGVDHANVQPYSGSPANLAVYLAFAKPGDTVMGMALPMGGHLTHGWGVSATGSWFRGVQYGVSADTGLIDYDAVRDLALAERPKIIFCGGTALPRTIDFAAFASIAKEAGSVLVADVAHIAGLIAGGAHPSPVGHVDVVSTTTHKTLRGPRGAMLMCREEHAKAIDKAVFPGLQGGPHNQTTAGIAVALHEAAQPAFTRYAHAVVANAKALAQALLERGFDLVSGGTDNHLVLIDLTGKGVPGKTAAKALDRAGIVVNYNTVPFDPRKPFDPSGIRIGTPSLTSRGLGTAHMPQVAEWISRAVDAAAAGDEPALAAIRAEVADLMAAHPAPGLPLA, via the coding sequence GTGACCGCGCCCCGCCATCCCGCCCTGACCGCGACCGACCCCGAGCTGGCCTCGCTCGTCGCCGCCGAGGAAGACCTCCAGGCGCGGACCCTGCGCCTGATCCCCAGCGAGAACTACGTGTCGGCGGCCGTGCTGGAGGCCTCCGGCACCGTGCTGCAGAACAAGTACAGCGAGGGCTACCCGGGCCGCCGCTACTACGAGGGCCAGCAGAACATCGACCGCGTCGAGGCGCTGGCCGTCGAGCGGGCGAAGGGCCTGTTCGGCGTCGACCACGCCAACGTCCAGCCGTACTCCGGTTCGCCCGCCAACCTGGCCGTGTACCTGGCCTTCGCCAAGCCGGGCGACACGGTGATGGGCATGGCGCTGCCGATGGGCGGCCACCTGACGCACGGCTGGGGGGTCTCCGCCACCGGCTCCTGGTTCCGCGGGGTGCAGTACGGCGTGTCCGCGGACACCGGCCTGATCGACTACGACGCCGTCCGCGACCTCGCCCTCGCCGAACGCCCGAAGATCATCTTCTGCGGCGGCACCGCCCTGCCCCGCACCATCGACTTCGCGGCCTTCGCCTCGATCGCCAAGGAGGCCGGCTCCGTCCTCGTCGCGGACGTCGCCCACATCGCCGGCCTCATCGCCGGCGGCGCCCACCCCTCCCCGGTGGGCCACGTCGACGTGGTCTCCACCACCACGCACAAGACGCTGCGCGGCCCGCGCGGCGCGATGCTGATGTGCCGCGAGGAGCATGCCAAGGCCATCGACAAGGCCGTCTTCCCCGGCCTCCAGGGCGGCCCCCACAACCAGACCACCGCCGGCATCGCCGTCGCCCTGCACGAGGCGGCCCAGCCCGCCTTCACCCGATACGCGCACGCGGTCGTCGCCAACGCCAAGGCCCTCGCGCAGGCCCTGCTGGAGCGGGGCTTCGACCTCGTCTCCGGCGGCACCGACAACCACCTGGTGCTGATCGACCTCACCGGCAAGGGGGTCCCCGGCAAGACCGCCGCCAAGGCCCTCGACCGGGCCGGGATCGTCGTGAACTACAACACGGTGCCCTTCGACCCGCGCAAGCCGTTCGACCCCTCCGGCATCCGCATCGGCACCCCCTCGCTGACCTCCCGCGGCCTGGGCACCGCGCACATGCCGCAGGTCGCCGAGTGGATCTCCCGAGCGGTCGACGCCGCCGCGGCCGGGGACGAGCCGGCGCTCGCCGCGATCCGCGCCGAGGTCGCGGACCTCATGGCCGCCCACCCCGCCCCCGGCCTTCCGCTGGCCTGA
- the trpS gene encoding tryptophan--tRNA ligase, with protein sequence MASDRPRALSGIQPTSGSFHLGNYLGAIRQYVALQETHDAFYMVVDLHAITMPQDPKELRANTRLSAAQLLAAGLDPERCTLFVQSHVPEHAQLGWVMNCITGFGEASRMTQFKDKSAKGGVNNASVGLFTYPILQVADILLYQANAVPVGEDQRQHIELTRDLAERFNQRFGQTFTIPSAHIVKEVAKIYDLQDPAIKMSKSASSPKGLINLLDEPKATEKKIKSAVTDTGTEIRFDAEKKPGVSNLLTIYSTLTGESIPALEARYEGKGYGALKTDLAAVMVDFVTPFRKRTQEFLDDPETLDAILAKGAEKARAVASETLAQAYDRLGFLPAKH encoded by the coding sequence ATGGCTTCTGACCGTCCCCGCGCGCTCTCCGGCATCCAGCCCACCTCCGGCTCGTTCCACCTCGGGAACTACCTCGGAGCGATCCGCCAGTACGTCGCCCTCCAGGAGACGCACGACGCGTTCTACATGGTGGTCGACCTGCACGCGATCACCATGCCGCAGGACCCGAAGGAACTCCGCGCGAACACCCGGCTCTCCGCCGCGCAGCTGCTCGCCGCCGGCCTGGACCCCGAGCGCTGCACCCTCTTCGTCCAGAGCCACGTCCCCGAGCACGCGCAGCTCGGCTGGGTCATGAACTGCATCACCGGCTTCGGAGAGGCCAGCCGGATGACGCAGTTCAAGGACAAGTCCGCCAAGGGCGGCGTCAACAACGCCAGCGTCGGCCTGTTCACGTACCCGATCCTCCAGGTCGCCGACATCCTGCTCTACCAGGCGAACGCCGTCCCGGTCGGCGAGGACCAGCGCCAGCACATCGAGCTGACCCGCGACCTCGCCGAGCGCTTCAACCAGCGCTTCGGGCAGACCTTCACCATCCCCTCCGCGCACATCGTCAAGGAGGTCGCCAAGATCTACGACCTCCAGGACCCCGCGATCAAGATGTCGAAGTCGGCGTCCTCGCCCAAGGGCCTGATCAACCTCCTCGACGAGCCCAAGGCCACCGAGAAGAAGATCAAGAGCGCGGTCACCGACACGGGCACCGAGATCCGGTTCGACGCGGAGAAGAAGCCCGGCGTCAGCAACCTGCTCACCATCTACTCCACCCTCACGGGGGAGTCGATCCCGGCCCTGGAGGCCCGCTACGAGGGCAAGGGCTACGGTGCCCTGAAGACCGACCTGGCCGCCGTGATGGTCGATTTCGTCACACCCTTCCGCAAGCGCACCCAGGAATTCCTGGACGACCCCGAGACGTTGGACGCGATCCTGGCCAAGGGCGCCGAGAAGGCCCGCGCCGTCGCCTCCGAGACCCTCGCCCAGGCCTACGACCGGCTCGGATTCCTCCCCGCCAAGCACTGA
- a CDS encoding 2'-5' RNA ligase family protein: MGTVTLGVSIAVPEPYGSQLQQLRAGFGDAAAHGIPTHITLVPPTEAEAERLPGIRAHLAQVAEAFAAFPMRLEGTGTFRPLSPVVFVRVVEGGEGCTRLQGLVRDPDGPLDRELAFPYHPHVTVAHGIPDEAMDRAFAELADYRAAWDCTGFALYEQGSDGVWRKLREYPFGHAAAGAVPAQPGSPVDEAAGTAADAAPRQS, encoded by the coding sequence GTGGGGACCGTAACGCTCGGCGTTTCGATCGCGGTCCCGGAGCCGTACGGCAGCCAGCTCCAGCAGCTGCGCGCCGGCTTCGGGGACGCTGCCGCGCACGGCATCCCCACGCACATCACGCTGGTCCCGCCGACCGAGGCCGAGGCGGAGCGGCTGCCGGGGATCAGGGCCCACCTCGCGCAGGTCGCGGAGGCCTTCGCGGCGTTCCCGATGCGCCTGGAGGGCACCGGAACCTTCCGCCCGCTCTCCCCGGTCGTCTTCGTCCGGGTCGTGGAGGGCGGCGAGGGCTGCACCCGTCTCCAGGGGCTCGTCCGCGACCCGGACGGGCCGCTCGACCGGGAGCTCGCGTTCCCGTACCACCCGCACGTCACGGTCGCCCACGGCATCCCGGACGAGGCCATGGACCGGGCCTTCGCCGAGCTCGCCGACTACCGGGCCGCGTGGGACTGCACCGGCTTCGCGCTCTACGAGCAGGGCTCCGACGGCGTCTGGCGCAAACTGCGCGAGTACCCCTTCGGGCACGCCGCCGCCGGCGCCGTCCCGGCGCAGCCGGGCTCGCCCGTCGACGAGGCGGCCGGGACGGCGGCCGACGCGGCCCCCCGGCAGTCCTGA
- a CDS encoding YihY/virulence factor BrkB family protein: MEWLTKLPVVGPAAARLMQTRAWHSYQRLERVHWSRLAAAITFISFLALFPLITVAAAIGAATLGEDELDTLQQRLAEQVPGISDQLDLPGLVANAATIGVVAGALLLFTGVGWVGSMRECLRAVWEKDDDEGENPVVRKGKDALVLLGLGAAVLASAAASVIGSSAVGRAGSSLGIPQDGAGGLLLRGGAFCVGVLAAFLLLLYLLTLLPGVEPPRRALVQAALIGAVGFELLKLLIGGYIRGVAAKSMYGAFGVPVALLLWINFTARLLLLCAAWTATAKAPPPDGGDGPPGSAG, from the coding sequence ATGGAATGGCTGACGAAACTCCCCGTGGTCGGCCCGGCGGCCGCCCGGCTCATGCAGACCCGCGCCTGGCACTCGTACCAGCGCCTGGAGCGCGTCCACTGGAGCCGGCTCGCCGCCGCGATCACCTTCATCAGCTTCCTCGCCCTCTTCCCCCTGATCACCGTCGCCGCCGCCATCGGCGCGGCCACCCTCGGCGAGGACGAGCTGGACACGCTCCAGCAGCGCCTCGCCGAGCAGGTGCCCGGCATCTCCGACCAGCTGGACCTGCCCGGACTCGTCGCGAACGCCGCCACCATCGGCGTCGTCGCCGGCGCGCTGCTGCTGTTCACCGGCGTCGGCTGGGTCGGCTCCATGCGGGAGTGCCTGCGCGCGGTGTGGGAGAAGGACGACGACGAGGGGGAGAACCCGGTCGTCCGCAAGGGCAAGGACGCACTCGTCCTGCTCGGCCTCGGCGCGGCCGTCCTCGCCTCGGCCGCCGCCTCGGTCATCGGCTCCAGCGCCGTCGGACGCGCCGGCTCCTCGCTGGGCATCCCGCAGGACGGCGCGGGCGGACTGCTGCTGCGCGGCGGCGCGTTCTGCGTCGGCGTCCTCGCCGCGTTCCTGCTCCTGCTGTACCTGCTGACCCTCCTCCCCGGCGTCGAGCCGCCGCGCCGCGCGCTGGTCCAGGCGGCGCTGATCGGCGCGGTCGGCTTCGAGCTGCTGAAGCTGCTGATCGGCGGCTACATCCGGGGCGTGGCCGCCAAGAGCATGTACGGCGCCTTCGGCGTGCCCGTCGCCCTCCTGCTGTGGATCAACTTCACGGCGAGGCTCCTGCTGCTCTGCGCGGCGTGGACGGCTACGGCAAAAGCTCCTCCTCCGGACGGCGGCGACGGCCCGCCGGGAAGCGCCGGTTGA
- a CDS encoding D-alanyl-D-alanine carboxypeptidase translates to MSAKKTALAVLSAALLVPSLLTVPAHASPPAPPADGKGQPHRAPAAPPESMSTVGGALLGKPGVQVSPLAGAPALPATLTGRSWIVADARTGEVLAANNAHWRLPPASTMKMLFADTLLPKLPKDQVHRVTSEELSEVGSGSSLVGVKEDLEYSVHDLWLGVFLRSGNDAVHVLSAMNGGIEKTVRDMQAHAEELQALDTHVVSPDGYDAAGQVSSAYDLTLIARSGLQKADFREYCGTASAKFPGLQYGGTREYFEIQNTNRLMTGASGLSPYKGIAGVKNGNTTMAGSTFTGTAQRGDRQLIVTVMNPSGGLNSVYQETADLLDWGFAAAGKVKPVGELVPPKSADTSSFGSPAQTHDREAAPAAAGAGEGGGRGAALAVAAGALAVVAAGSYAFNRRFPAGRRRRPEEELLP, encoded by the coding sequence GTGTCTGCAAAGAAGACCGCGCTCGCGGTCCTGTCCGCCGCGCTGCTCGTCCCCTCGCTCCTGACGGTCCCCGCCCACGCCTCGCCGCCCGCCCCGCCGGCCGACGGCAAGGGGCAGCCGCACCGGGCGCCCGCCGCGCCCCCGGAGTCGATGTCCACCGTGGGCGGCGCGCTGCTCGGCAAGCCGGGCGTGCAGGTGAGCCCGCTGGCGGGGGCGCCGGCCCTGCCGGCGACGCTTACCGGGCGGTCGTGGATCGTCGCGGACGCCCGCACCGGCGAGGTCCTCGCTGCGAACAACGCGCACTGGCGGCTGCCGCCGGCCTCCACCATGAAGATGCTCTTCGCCGACACCCTGCTGCCGAAGCTCCCCAAGGACCAGGTCCACCGGGTCACCTCGGAGGAGCTGTCGGAGGTCGGCTCCGGCTCCAGCCTGGTCGGGGTGAAGGAGGACCTGGAGTACTCGGTGCACGACCTGTGGCTGGGGGTGTTCCTGCGGTCCGGGAACGACGCCGTGCACGTGCTGTCCGCGATGAACGGCGGCATCGAGAAGACCGTCCGGGACATGCAGGCGCACGCCGAGGAGCTCCAGGCCCTCGACACGCACGTGGTCTCGCCCGACGGGTACGACGCCGCGGGGCAGGTGTCGAGCGCGTACGACCTCACCCTCATCGCCCGCTCCGGGCTGCAGAAGGCGGACTTCCGCGAGTACTGCGGCACGGCCAGCGCGAAGTTCCCCGGCCTCCAGTACGGCGGGACGCGCGAGTACTTCGAGATCCAGAACACCAACCGGCTGATGACGGGCGCGAGCGGGCTCTCCCCCTACAAGGGCATCGCGGGGGTGAAGAACGGCAACACCACGATGGCCGGCTCGACCTTCACCGGCACGGCGCAGCGCGGCGACCGGCAGCTCATCGTCACGGTGATGAACCCGTCGGGCGGGCTGAACTCCGTGTACCAGGAGACCGCGGACCTCCTCGACTGGGGCTTCGCCGCGGCCGGCAAGGTCAAGCCGGTCGGCGAGCTGGTCCCGCCGAAGAGCGCGGACACCTCCTCCTTCGGCTCCCCCGCCCAGACCCACGACCGTGAGGCGGCCCCGGCCGCGGCGGGCGCCGGGGAGGGCGGTGGGCGCGGCGCCGCCCTCGCGGTCGCCGCCGGTGCGCTGGCCGTGGTGGCGGCCGGGTCGTACGCCTTCAACCGGCGCTTCCCGGCGGGCCGTCGCCGCCGTCCGGAGGAGGAGCTTTTGCCGTAG